One Camelina sativa cultivar DH55 chromosome 3, Cs, whole genome shotgun sequence genomic window carries:
- the LOC104779041 gene encoding glutathione S-transferase T3-like, with the protein MESNNTPNSQSQSYSSLLNFPYDSFAPNVNIGTSQISAFSSQTSSQPSQPPSQSEETAEQHRERRIWSTQDDLVLISGWLNTSKDAIVGNGQKSWSFWIRIGDYYGTSIHVRGGAEPRRPDHCRQRWQKISKDVSRFYGAFAEAESEKASGMNDLDILQNAHQIYTKLYKKKFGLEYAWNVLRYEQKWVNLEAMNPTPKRTSSNKRKADDAAPSTGSVVGEHESRPPGIKVEEDMDSEYDYGINNPLDYSSEEEEEAETCYYPPQPSTEIGFTTQGPTDPTQGPSKPVRSEVGESGEACYCGTREETILSNGP; encoded by the exons ATGGAATCAAACAATACTCCTAACAGTCAGTCTCAGTCCTATTCTAGCCTTCTTAACTTCCCATATGACAGCTTTGCTCCCAATGTAAACATTGGGACCTCTCAAATCTCTGCTTTTAGTTCACAAACTAGTTCACAGCCGAGTCAGCCTCCTAGTCAATCAGAAGAGACAGCAGAACAGCATAGGGAGAGAAGAATATGGTCCACACAAGATGACTTAGTCCTAATAAGTGGCTGGTTAAACACATCGAAGGATGCAATAGTTGGGAATGGCCAAAAGTCATGGTCCTTTTGGATCCGTATAGGAGACTATTATGGAACAAGTATTCATGTACGTGGTGGTGCTGAGCCTAGGCGCCCTGACCATTGTAgacaaagatggcaaaaaaTCAGTAAGGATGTGAGCAGGTTCTATGGAGCCTTTGCAGAGGCAGAGAGTGAGAAAGCTAGTGGCATGAACGATTTAGATATTTTGCAAAATGCTCACCAAATCTACACTAAGctgtacaagaagaagtttggtttgGAGTATGCTTGGAATGTGCTACGCTATGAACAGAAATGGGTAAACCTGGAGGCTATGAACCCCACTCCAAAGAGAACCAGctctaataaaagaaaagctgATGACGCTGCACCATCTACAGGTTCTGTCGTTGGTGAGCACGAGAGCAGGCCTCCGGGCATAAAG GTTGAAGAAGACATGGACTCTGAATACGACTATGGTATAAACAACCCATTAGACTATAGTTccgaagaggaggaggaggctgaGACCTGTTACTATCCTCCGCAACCATCAACTGAGATTGGATTCACAA CTCAAGGACCAACTGATCCAACTCAAGGACCATCAAAACCAGTCAGATCGGAGGTTGGTGAATCTGGAGAGGCTTGTTACTGTGGCACGAGAGAAGAAACCATTCTTTCAAATGGCCCCTGA
- the LOC104777298 gene encoding uncharacterized protein LOC104777298 isoform X2 has translation MKGRSYRFSSTDPHEDWVDGSWTVDCVCGVNFDDGEEMVNCDDCGVWVHTRCSRYVKGEEIFTCDKCKSKNNVNDSEETEVAQLLVELPTKTLRMENSCTRGVPLKRPFRLWTEIPTEEKVHVQGIPGGDPALFEGLSSVFSRELWKCTGYVPKKFNFKYREFPCWDEEEKDEIENRHQEENGAGVLFSMSKENVIAAPVSALVGMRSLDGRGANALKLGCAKDGISWDSTGDAEMKHSQSAMKKDKRLLRPLITNKRRKELFGASKERMKKKVEVSDKKEDDKKGFVGRTAVRPTSDSKPSESRKDIEPEGFAGYVGITKSEKAKKAAFEESNDGGLALKTGFDESGNSEIGVECSREQNLSDVHANGAGKQDEKAGHQFRIVLKSAAATDPVFLRGKDVPQNEANKEEERQGTIADAPEDTAVDSSESSRLPSPGSTIGKAQEAEERTGYDASGNISSRRNKFQKETADTGAGGALGLQTLDPMDSKVSGTSTSQISGASEVNIMTPSSSVPDEHKPQPVGIESEGISSGNRDRATELKRELMVSEAEKDIQGTKRSGLFQESSKPYRPIPQTVSGNGRPKMVVCIGKTSSSSATEKSSRCNDNPKPSTSRNSIPGSKNQPGDVGADVGADVDAKANDEDCISSDMIRERDGDDEPSEKALKHPKFPITSTKSMQHNRNSHSSVSKTREFSSSSKTSSAARLNGGSSEAPNKHSLSGTFPKNEKPGQTIFQSSTKNPVQSLISLAPNLSDEELALRLHHQLNSSPRVPRVPRMRQPGSLPLSPTAPSFKRTSSSGSKDHTTFSRRKNKDAPKEGYRNSRDDDGCSTRSAKTRRSPDRKTQQDSGSRGGSLRSKGEENETLKTSSYSSRKALLPPNSTTSTSSGPCSSSELNEHNMPSPHSSPRNNGTPVHRTLPGLINEIMSKGKRMAYEELCNAVLPHWPHLRKHNGERYAYSSHSQAVLDCLRNRHEWARLVDRGPKTNSGKKKRKLDAAEEESDENESSKGGRKRLHRHYSQGEEFPKGKRKARKRRRLSLQGKGVKVLRKKRNEEEDEVSEEDEEGAFSDTSEESVFCEEEEEEDGHTTGAGRQVSASSSEEAQATS, from the exons ATGAAAGGAAGATCGTATCGGTTCTCGAGCACGGATCCTCATGAGGATTGGGTTGATGGATCGTGGACTGTggattgtgtttgtggtgttaaTTTCGATGATGGAGAAGAGATGGTGAATTGTGATGATTGTGGTGTTTGGGTTCATACTCGTTGTTCTCGTTATGTTAAAGGAGAAGAAATTTTTACTTGTGATAAGTGTAAGAGCAAAAACAATGTTAATGATAGTGAGGAGACTGAGGTTGCTCAGCTGTTGGTTGAGTTGCCCACTAAGACCTTGAGAATGGAGAATTCGTGTACTCGGGGTGTTCCGCTGAAGCGTCCTTTTAGGTTATGGACTGAGATCCCTACCGAGGAAAAAGTTCATGTGCAAGGTATCCCGGGTGGGGATCCGGCTCTTTTTGAAGGGTTGTCGTCAGTTTTCTCCCGGGAGCTGTGGAAGTGTACTGGTTATGTGCCTAAGAAGTTCAACTTTAAGTATAGAGAGTTCCCATGCTGggatgaggaagagaaggatgaaATTGAGAATAGGCATCAGGAGGAAAACGGTGCAGgggttttgttttctatgtcGAAGGAAAATGTGATTGCTGCTCCTGTGAGTGCTTTGGTTGGAATGAGGAGCCTTGATGGTAGAGGAGCCAATGCTTTGAAGCTTGGTTGCGCAAAAGACGGCATTAGTTGGGATTCCACTGGCGATGCTGAGATGAAGCATTCTCAGAGTGCAATGAAGAAGGATAAGAGGTTGCTTCGTCCTTTGATCACGAATAAACGAAGGAAAGAATTGTTTGGAGCTTCGAAAGagcggatgaagaagaaggttgaagTTTCAGATAAAAAAGAGGATGATAAGAAAGGCTTTGTAGGAAGAACAG CAGTGCGACCTACGAGTGATTCTAAACCATCAGAATCTCGTAAGGACATAGAACCAGAAGGCTTTGCTGGCTACGTTGGGATCACGAAGAGTGAAAAGGCCAAGAAAGCTGCTTTTGAAGAATCTAATGATGGTGGCCTTGCTCTGAAAACTGGCTTTGATGAATCTGGTAATTCAGAAATTGGTGTTGAATGCTCCAGAGAACAGAATCTTTCTGACGTTCATGCTAATGGTGCTGGCAAACAGGATGAGAAAGCTGGTCATCAATTCCGAATTGTGCTTAAGAGCGCTGCAGCTACTGATCCTGTTTTCCTCAGAGGAAAAGATGTTCCGCAAAATGAGGCTAACAAGGAGGAGGAG AGACAAGGCACAATAGCTGACGCTCCAGAAGATACTGCAGTTGATTCATCTGAAAGTTCGCGTCTGCCTTCTCCTGGTTCCACGATTGGTAAAGCACAAGAAGCTGAAGAGAGAACTGGTTATGATGCCAGTGGGAATATCAGTTCTAGGAGGAacaaattccaaaaagaaaCAGCTGATACTGGTGCCGGTGGAGCTCTAGGACTGCAGACTCTAGACCCTATGGATTCTAAAGTTTCAGGGACGTCTACATCTCAAATCTCTGGAGCTTCTGAAGTTAACATAATGACACCGAGCAGTTCAGTTCCTGATGAGCACAAACCGCAGCCTGTTGGTATCGAATCAGAAGGAATAAGTAGTGGCAATAGAGACAGAGCTACTGAATTAAAACGAGAACTAATGGTTTCGGAAGCAGAAAAAGATATTCAGGGAACAAAGCGATCTGGTTTATTTCAAGAGTCGTCAAAGCCTTACAGACCTATTCCGCAGACTGTTTCAGGGAATGGCAGGCCTAAGATGGTAGTATGCATTGGAAAAACATCGTCAAGTTCAGCCACAGAAAAATCTTCTAGGTGCAATGACAACCCGAAGCCCTCAACTTCCAGGAATTCTATTCCTGGCTCGAAGAACCAACCTGGTGATGTTGGTGCTGATGTTGGTGCTGATGTTGATGCTAAGGCCAATGATGAGGACTGTATTTCCAGTGATATGATCCGAGAGAGAGATGGGGATGATGAACCTTCAGAGAAAGCTTTGAAACATCCTAAATTTCCTATTACATCTACAAAATCGATGCAGCATAACCGTAATTCCCATTCTTCAGTTTCCAAGACAAGAGagttttcctcttcttcaaagacATCTTCAGCAGCTCGGCTTAATGGTGGTTCTTCCGAGGCTCCTAATAAACATTCGCTTTCAGGGACCTTTCCGAAAAATGAAAAGCCTGGACAAACAATATTCCAGTCATCAACAAAGAACCCTGTGCAGTCTTTAATTTCCCTTGCTCCAAATCTGAGCGATGAAGAG CTTGCGTTAAGACTGCACCATCAACTCAATAGTTCTCCTCGAGTTCCTCGTGTTCCACGCATGAGACAGCCTGGTAGCTTGCCCCTGTCTCCAACCGCTCCTAGTTTTAAGCGCACTTCTAGTTCTGGTAGCAAGGATCACACAACG TTTTCCAGAAGGAAAAACAAGGATGCACCCAAAGAAGGTTACCGCAATTCTCGTGATGATGATGGATGTAGTACAAGGAGTGCCAAAACGCGTCGCTCTCCTGATAGGAAGACACAACAAGACAGTGGAAGCAGAGGAGGGAGTTTGCGTTCCAagggagaagaaaatgaaacccTTAAAACCTCTTCTTACTCCTCTCGGAAAGCACTTCTCCCACCAAACTCTACTACAAGCACAAGCAGTGGACCGTGTTCATCCAGCGAGTTGAATGAGCATAATATGCCTTCTCCACACAGTTCCCCTAGGAATAATGGTACTCCAGTACATAGAACTTTGCCAGGCTTAATCAATGAAATCATGAGCAAAGGAAAGAGGATGGCATATGAGGAGCTCTGTAACGCAGTCTTGCCG CACTGGCCCCACTTGAGGAAACACAACGGAGAGCGATATGCATATTCAAGCCATTCACAGGCTGTTCTTGATTGCCTGAGGAATAGGCACGAGTGGGCTCGTTTGGTTGATCGTGGCCCTAAG ACTAATTCGGGGAAAAAGAAACGGAAGCTTGATGCAGCTGAGGAGGAGTCAGATGAGAATGAAAGCAGTAAGGGAGGAAGGAAGAGACTGCATCGACATTACTCTCAAGGAGAAGAGTTTCccaaaggaaaaaggaaagcaAGAAAACGGAGAAGGCTCTCTCTTCAAGGAAAAGGCGTCAAAgtgttgaggaagaagagaaacgaagaagaagacgaggtaagtgaagaagatgaggaaggtGCGTTCTCGGACACAAGCGAGGAGAGTGTCTTCtgcgaagaagaggaagaagaagatggccaCACTACTGGTGCTGGGCGACAAGTCTCTGCTAGTAGCTCTGAGGAAGCTCAAGCCACTTCAtga
- the LOC104777298 gene encoding uncharacterized protein LOC104777298 isoform X1, translated as MKGRSYRFSSTDPHEDWVDGSWTVDCVCGVNFDDGEEMVNCDDCGVWVHTRCSRYVKGEEIFTCDKCKSKNNVNDSEETEVAQLLVELPTKTLRMENSCTRGVPLKRPFRLWTEIPTEEKVHVQGIPGGDPALFEGLSSVFSRELWKCTGYVPKKFNFKYREFPCWDEEEKDEIENRHQEENGAGVLFSMSKENVIAAPVSALVGMRSLDGRGANALKLGCAKDGISWDSTGDAEMKHSQSAMKKDKRLLRPLITNKRRKELFGASKERMKKKVEVSDKKEDDKKGFVGRTVAVRPTSDSKPSESRKDIEPEGFAGYVGITKSEKAKKAAFEESNDGGLALKTGFDESGNSEIGVECSREQNLSDVHANGAGKQDEKAGHQFRIVLKSAAATDPVFLRGKDVPQNEANKEEERQGTIADAPEDTAVDSSESSRLPSPGSTIGKAQEAEERTGYDASGNISSRRNKFQKETADTGAGGALGLQTLDPMDSKVSGTSTSQISGASEVNIMTPSSSVPDEHKPQPVGIESEGISSGNRDRATELKRELMVSEAEKDIQGTKRSGLFQESSKPYRPIPQTVSGNGRPKMVVCIGKTSSSSATEKSSRCNDNPKPSTSRNSIPGSKNQPGDVGADVGADVDAKANDEDCISSDMIRERDGDDEPSEKALKHPKFPITSTKSMQHNRNSHSSVSKTREFSSSSKTSSAARLNGGSSEAPNKHSLSGTFPKNEKPGQTIFQSSTKNPVQSLISLAPNLSDEELALRLHHQLNSSPRVPRVPRMRQPGSLPLSPTAPSFKRTSSSGSKDHTTFSRRKNKDAPKEGYRNSRDDDGCSTRSAKTRRSPDRKTQQDSGSRGGSLRSKGEENETLKTSSYSSRKALLPPNSTTSTSSGPCSSSELNEHNMPSPHSSPRNNGTPVHRTLPGLINEIMSKGKRMAYEELCNAVLPHWPHLRKHNGERYAYSSHSQAVLDCLRNRHEWARLVDRGPKTNSGKKKRKLDAAEEESDENESSKGGRKRLHRHYSQGEEFPKGKRKARKRRRLSLQGKGVKVLRKKRNEEEDEVSEEDEEGAFSDTSEESVFCEEEEEEDGHTTGAGRQVSASSSEEAQATS; from the exons ATGAAAGGAAGATCGTATCGGTTCTCGAGCACGGATCCTCATGAGGATTGGGTTGATGGATCGTGGACTGTggattgtgtttgtggtgttaaTTTCGATGATGGAGAAGAGATGGTGAATTGTGATGATTGTGGTGTTTGGGTTCATACTCGTTGTTCTCGTTATGTTAAAGGAGAAGAAATTTTTACTTGTGATAAGTGTAAGAGCAAAAACAATGTTAATGATAGTGAGGAGACTGAGGTTGCTCAGCTGTTGGTTGAGTTGCCCACTAAGACCTTGAGAATGGAGAATTCGTGTACTCGGGGTGTTCCGCTGAAGCGTCCTTTTAGGTTATGGACTGAGATCCCTACCGAGGAAAAAGTTCATGTGCAAGGTATCCCGGGTGGGGATCCGGCTCTTTTTGAAGGGTTGTCGTCAGTTTTCTCCCGGGAGCTGTGGAAGTGTACTGGTTATGTGCCTAAGAAGTTCAACTTTAAGTATAGAGAGTTCCCATGCTGggatgaggaagagaaggatgaaATTGAGAATAGGCATCAGGAGGAAAACGGTGCAGgggttttgttttctatgtcGAAGGAAAATGTGATTGCTGCTCCTGTGAGTGCTTTGGTTGGAATGAGGAGCCTTGATGGTAGAGGAGCCAATGCTTTGAAGCTTGGTTGCGCAAAAGACGGCATTAGTTGGGATTCCACTGGCGATGCTGAGATGAAGCATTCTCAGAGTGCAATGAAGAAGGATAAGAGGTTGCTTCGTCCTTTGATCACGAATAAACGAAGGAAAGAATTGTTTGGAGCTTCGAAAGagcggatgaagaagaaggttgaagTTTCAGATAAAAAAGAGGATGATAAGAAAGGCTTTGTAGGAAGAACAG TAGCAGTGCGACCTACGAGTGATTCTAAACCATCAGAATCTCGTAAGGACATAGAACCAGAAGGCTTTGCTGGCTACGTTGGGATCACGAAGAGTGAAAAGGCCAAGAAAGCTGCTTTTGAAGAATCTAATGATGGTGGCCTTGCTCTGAAAACTGGCTTTGATGAATCTGGTAATTCAGAAATTGGTGTTGAATGCTCCAGAGAACAGAATCTTTCTGACGTTCATGCTAATGGTGCTGGCAAACAGGATGAGAAAGCTGGTCATCAATTCCGAATTGTGCTTAAGAGCGCTGCAGCTACTGATCCTGTTTTCCTCAGAGGAAAAGATGTTCCGCAAAATGAGGCTAACAAGGAGGAGGAG AGACAAGGCACAATAGCTGACGCTCCAGAAGATACTGCAGTTGATTCATCTGAAAGTTCGCGTCTGCCTTCTCCTGGTTCCACGATTGGTAAAGCACAAGAAGCTGAAGAGAGAACTGGTTATGATGCCAGTGGGAATATCAGTTCTAGGAGGAacaaattccaaaaagaaaCAGCTGATACTGGTGCCGGTGGAGCTCTAGGACTGCAGACTCTAGACCCTATGGATTCTAAAGTTTCAGGGACGTCTACATCTCAAATCTCTGGAGCTTCTGAAGTTAACATAATGACACCGAGCAGTTCAGTTCCTGATGAGCACAAACCGCAGCCTGTTGGTATCGAATCAGAAGGAATAAGTAGTGGCAATAGAGACAGAGCTACTGAATTAAAACGAGAACTAATGGTTTCGGAAGCAGAAAAAGATATTCAGGGAACAAAGCGATCTGGTTTATTTCAAGAGTCGTCAAAGCCTTACAGACCTATTCCGCAGACTGTTTCAGGGAATGGCAGGCCTAAGATGGTAGTATGCATTGGAAAAACATCGTCAAGTTCAGCCACAGAAAAATCTTCTAGGTGCAATGACAACCCGAAGCCCTCAACTTCCAGGAATTCTATTCCTGGCTCGAAGAACCAACCTGGTGATGTTGGTGCTGATGTTGGTGCTGATGTTGATGCTAAGGCCAATGATGAGGACTGTATTTCCAGTGATATGATCCGAGAGAGAGATGGGGATGATGAACCTTCAGAGAAAGCTTTGAAACATCCTAAATTTCCTATTACATCTACAAAATCGATGCAGCATAACCGTAATTCCCATTCTTCAGTTTCCAAGACAAGAGagttttcctcttcttcaaagacATCTTCAGCAGCTCGGCTTAATGGTGGTTCTTCCGAGGCTCCTAATAAACATTCGCTTTCAGGGACCTTTCCGAAAAATGAAAAGCCTGGACAAACAATATTCCAGTCATCAACAAAGAACCCTGTGCAGTCTTTAATTTCCCTTGCTCCAAATCTGAGCGATGAAGAG CTTGCGTTAAGACTGCACCATCAACTCAATAGTTCTCCTCGAGTTCCTCGTGTTCCACGCATGAGACAGCCTGGTAGCTTGCCCCTGTCTCCAACCGCTCCTAGTTTTAAGCGCACTTCTAGTTCTGGTAGCAAGGATCACACAACG TTTTCCAGAAGGAAAAACAAGGATGCACCCAAAGAAGGTTACCGCAATTCTCGTGATGATGATGGATGTAGTACAAGGAGTGCCAAAACGCGTCGCTCTCCTGATAGGAAGACACAACAAGACAGTGGAAGCAGAGGAGGGAGTTTGCGTTCCAagggagaagaaaatgaaacccTTAAAACCTCTTCTTACTCCTCTCGGAAAGCACTTCTCCCACCAAACTCTACTACAAGCACAAGCAGTGGACCGTGTTCATCCAGCGAGTTGAATGAGCATAATATGCCTTCTCCACACAGTTCCCCTAGGAATAATGGTACTCCAGTACATAGAACTTTGCCAGGCTTAATCAATGAAATCATGAGCAAAGGAAAGAGGATGGCATATGAGGAGCTCTGTAACGCAGTCTTGCCG CACTGGCCCCACTTGAGGAAACACAACGGAGAGCGATATGCATATTCAAGCCATTCACAGGCTGTTCTTGATTGCCTGAGGAATAGGCACGAGTGGGCTCGTTTGGTTGATCGTGGCCCTAAG ACTAATTCGGGGAAAAAGAAACGGAAGCTTGATGCAGCTGAGGAGGAGTCAGATGAGAATGAAAGCAGTAAGGGAGGAAGGAAGAGACTGCATCGACATTACTCTCAAGGAGAAGAGTTTCccaaaggaaaaaggaaagcaAGAAAACGGAGAAGGCTCTCTCTTCAAGGAAAAGGCGTCAAAgtgttgaggaagaagagaaacgaagaagaagacgaggtaagtgaagaagatgaggaaggtGCGTTCTCGGACACAAGCGAGGAGAGTGTCTTCtgcgaagaagaggaagaagaagatggccaCACTACTGGTGCTGGGCGACAAGTCTCTGCTAGTAGCTCTGAGGAAGCTCAAGCCACTTCAtga
- the LOC104777299 gene encoding polyadenylate-binding protein-interacting protein 11 isoform X2, whose protein sequence is MAVVETVAADAAAGGVVTQPPSSPPSSMTSQDSGVSSDDQNHHSRIDQVLRHDQVVVGGGGGGGLYSKIGSHVARSDGVDGGESFNRDMRELQELFSKLNPMAEEFVPPSLNKQGGNGGLNGGFFTSAGSFFRNNGFAGAANENGGFRRKKSFGQGKRRMNARTSMAQREDVIRRTVYVSDLDQQVTEEQLAGLFVSCGQVVDCRICGDPNSVLRFAFIEFTDEEGAMTALNLSGTMLGFYPVKVLPSKTAIAPVNPTFLPRTEDEREMCARTIYCTNIDKKVTQSDVKVFFESFCGEVYRLRLLGDYQHSTRIAFVEFVMAESAIAALNCSGVVLGSLPIRVSPSKTPVRPRSPRHPMH, encoded by the exons ATGGCGGTTGTTGAGACTGTAGCAGCTGATGCAGCCGCAGGAGGAGTCGTGACCCAGCCGCCGTCTTCACCACCTTCTTCAATGACAAGTCAAGATTCCGGCGTTTCTTCCGATGATCAGAACCATCACTCCAGGATCGATCAAGTTCTCCGCCACGATCAAGTAgtagttggtggtggtggtggtggtggtctcTACAGCAAGATCGGGTCACACGTGGCGAGATCCGATGGCGTTGACGGTGGTGAGAGCTTCAATCGTGATATGAGAGAGCTTCAGGAGCTTTTCTCTAAGCTCAATCCCATGGCTGAAGAGTTTGTTCCTCCTTCTCTCAATAAACAAGGAGGTAACGGAGGACTTAACGGTGGTTTCTTCACCTCTGCTGGTTCCTTTTTCCGTAACAATGGCTTTGCTGGTGCTGCAAACGAAAACGGTGGTTTCCGAAGG AAGAAGAGCTTTGGTCAAGGGAAGAGAAGAATGAATGCTCGAACAAGCATGGCTCAGAGGGAAGATGTTATCCGTAGAACTGTCTATGTCTCTGATCTTGATCAACAG GTCACTGAAGAGCAACTAGCTGGTTTGTTTGTGAGTTGTGGACAG GTTGTTGATTGCCGTATATGTGGTGACCCAAACTCGGTGCTTCGGTTTGCATTTATTGAGTTTACTGATGAAG AGGGTGCGATGACTGCTCTGAATTTGTCGGGGACTATGTTAGGATTCTATCCTGTGAAAGTTCTGCCATCCAAAACAGCTATTGCACCGGTTAATCCGACATTTTTGCCCAGG ACTGAAGATGAGCGTGAGATGTGCGCAAGAACTATCTACTGCACTAACATTGACAAGAAG GTGACTCAATCTGATGTGAAGGTCTTTTTCGAATCGTTCTGCGGAGAG GTTTACCGCCTGAGGTTGCTTGGAGATTATCAACACTCAACTCGTATTGCTTTTGTAGAGTTCGTAATG GCAGAAAGCGCAATAGCAGCTCTCAACTGCAGTGGAGTTGTTCTTGGTTCTTTACCGATAAG GGTGAGTCCTTCAAAGACGCCTGTTCGTCCCAGATCACCGAGGCATCCAATGCATTGA
- the LOC104777299 gene encoding polyadenylate-binding protein-interacting protein 11 isoform X1: MAVVETVAADAAAGGVVTQPPSSPPSSMTSQDSGVSSDDQNHHSRIDQVLRHDQVVVGGGGGGGLYSKIGSHVARSDGVDGGESFNRDMRELQELFSKLNPMAEEFVPPSLNKQGGNGGLNGGFFTSAGSFFRNNGFAGAANENGGFRRKKSFGQGKRRMNARTSMAQREDVIRRTVYVSDLDQQVTEEQLAGLFVSCGQVVDCRICGDPNSVLRFAFIEFTDEEGAMTALNLSGTMLGFYPVKVLPSKTAIAPVNPTFLPRTEDEREMCARTIYCTNIDKKVTQSDVKVFFESFCGEVYRLRLLGDYQHSTRIAFVEFVMVIVKIHLHAILDLLCQILSNQSIVYIFTGRKRNSSSQLQWSCSWFFTDKGESFKDACSSQITEASNALIL; the protein is encoded by the exons ATGGCGGTTGTTGAGACTGTAGCAGCTGATGCAGCCGCAGGAGGAGTCGTGACCCAGCCGCCGTCTTCACCACCTTCTTCAATGACAAGTCAAGATTCCGGCGTTTCTTCCGATGATCAGAACCATCACTCCAGGATCGATCAAGTTCTCCGCCACGATCAAGTAgtagttggtggtggtggtggtggtggtctcTACAGCAAGATCGGGTCACACGTGGCGAGATCCGATGGCGTTGACGGTGGTGAGAGCTTCAATCGTGATATGAGAGAGCTTCAGGAGCTTTTCTCTAAGCTCAATCCCATGGCTGAAGAGTTTGTTCCTCCTTCTCTCAATAAACAAGGAGGTAACGGAGGACTTAACGGTGGTTTCTTCACCTCTGCTGGTTCCTTTTTCCGTAACAATGGCTTTGCTGGTGCTGCAAACGAAAACGGTGGTTTCCGAAGG AAGAAGAGCTTTGGTCAAGGGAAGAGAAGAATGAATGCTCGAACAAGCATGGCTCAGAGGGAAGATGTTATCCGTAGAACTGTCTATGTCTCTGATCTTGATCAACAG GTCACTGAAGAGCAACTAGCTGGTTTGTTTGTGAGTTGTGGACAG GTTGTTGATTGCCGTATATGTGGTGACCCAAACTCGGTGCTTCGGTTTGCATTTATTGAGTTTACTGATGAAG AGGGTGCGATGACTGCTCTGAATTTGTCGGGGACTATGTTAGGATTCTATCCTGTGAAAGTTCTGCCATCCAAAACAGCTATTGCACCGGTTAATCCGACATTTTTGCCCAGG ACTGAAGATGAGCGTGAGATGTGCGCAAGAACTATCTACTGCACTAACATTGACAAGAAG GTGACTCAATCTGATGTGAAGGTCTTTTTCGAATCGTTCTGCGGAGAG GTTTACCGCCTGAGGTTGCTTGGAGATTATCAACACTCAACTCGTATTGCTTTTGTAGAGTTCGTAATGGTAATTGTCAAAATACACCTCCACGCCATCCTTGATCTCTTGTGTCAAATTCTGAGTAATCAATCTATCGTTTATATCTTCACAGGCAGAAAGCGCAATAGCAGCTCTCAACTGCAGTGGAGTTGTTCTTGGTTCTTTACCGATAAG GGTGAGTCCTTCAAAGACGCCTGTTCGTCCCAGATCACCGAGGCATCCAATGCATTGATCTTATAG